One Solirubrobacter pauli DNA segment encodes these proteins:
- a CDS encoding class I SAM-dependent methyltransferase — translation MDLPHPRFARLYPRAAARADARGAASHRSRLVADLSGRVVEIGAGHGANFVHYPPTVTEVVAIEPEPTLRALATQAAAAHMPVPISVRPGTAEALPFADHELDAAVVSLVLCSVPDQARALDEIRRVLKPGGELRFYEHVIPRGGVKRMLLQAADRSGAWPALAGGCHPARDTAAAIERAGFTIEACERIDFSAAAIEPTIPYLLGRARSGLVGPW, via the coding sequence GTGGACCTGCCGCACCCACGCTTCGCGCGCCTCTATCCGCGCGCCGCCGCCCGCGCCGACGCTCGCGGCGCCGCCAGCCACCGCTCGCGGCTCGTCGCCGACCTCAGCGGCCGGGTCGTCGAGATCGGCGCCGGGCATGGGGCGAACTTCGTCCACTATCCGCCGACGGTCACCGAGGTCGTCGCGATCGAGCCCGAGCCGACCCTGCGGGCGCTCGCGACGCAGGCCGCCGCCGCGCACATGCCGGTGCCGATCTCGGTCCGGCCGGGCACGGCCGAGGCGCTGCCCTTCGCCGACCACGAGCTCGACGCCGCGGTCGTCAGCCTCGTGCTGTGCAGCGTGCCCGACCAGGCGCGGGCGCTCGACGAGATCCGGCGCGTCCTCAAGCCGGGAGGCGAGCTGCGGTTCTACGAGCACGTCATCCCGCGGGGCGGGGTCAAGCGGATGCTGCTGCAGGCCGCCGACCGCTCCGGGGCGTGGCCCGCCCTCGCCGGCGGATGCCATCCCGCGCGGGACACCGCCGCCGCGATCGAACGCGCGGGGTTCACGATCGAGGCGTGCGAGCGGATCGACTTCAGCGCGGCCGCGATCGAGCCGACGATCCCGTACCTGCTCGGACGAGCGCGTAGTGGACTCGTCGGTCCGTGGTAG